The genomic segment CATGTTGTTCCACGTCACTGCGTTTGAACCTAGTTGCTGTGAGGTCCAATACGCACAGTCCCTTAGCCACAACGAAATTGGTATAAGAAAGTCTTTATTCAATGAACATTTATCTAGactctcttttctatttttgaaccGTTAGATTTCTGCACAGCAGGGGAATCTTcaagaaaggagaaagaaattGAGGAGAATGTGAAAACAGAACCTGATCTGTTTTCATCAGATCTAACATGTTTTAGCCAATCTGTGACGGCTTCAAACCTATCAAGAGACTTCTTGGTTAGTTTAGTTATATACTATTAGGGTTTTATATCtcgagtttagggtttaaagcATGTGTGAGTGTATATATTAGTTGATGAATGACTGATGCAGGGTGTGCCCAGAGATGTCGCAAGGCGATACGGTTTAGACAAAGGAAGGCATGAGGTAGTTTTGATGAACGAAGAAGGGAAGTCTTGGGAATCAGAAGTAAAGAGTTACAAGTCTGGTCAGGTTTTTATCTTCGGAGGTTGGAAAAGTCTCTGCACAGAAAATAGATTAGAAGTTGGAGATCCTTTCACATTTAAACTGCTCCACAACGCGGAAAGGCTTGTGTTTCTGCTCTGCAGCCGTACAGAGGCTGGACCAAACCGGTTTGTGAAGTTAACTCCTACACCTAACAGTCTTCACCTTGGTAAACAGGTGAGTGTTGTGGGAACTCAATTCTACCCGGTTGGTTGAACACTGTTTATGTAATCTTGAATATTTTGCAGCAACTACCGGTAAGTTTCATGAGAGAGAACATGCTCGATAAGCCAGGGAATATAATCCTGGTGGACAAAGACAAAGTCGAGTGGTTGATGAAGCTTGAGTGTTATCGCAAAGGGAGTAGAATGATGATGTATATTAGCAGTAATGGTTGGAAAAGTTTCTGTGCAGCGAATGAAGTAGGCGCAGGGGAGTCTCTAACTTTGGAGTTGATCCGAGGAGGGACAAGTCCTTTGCTTATGTTCGTCTCCAAGGTTAGTGTGAACATCAAAATAGCTTGCAATCTTCTTTTTGAACTTTCTTAGTTGGTGTTACTAAAGAAATACTTGTATTCAGATGGAGCTATCACCAGTTGAAGCAGAGGCTCGGCCGCACAAGAGAGCTCGAGTCCAAATATGGAGTAAGGAGAGTGAAAGATTGAAGCATGACGTGAGGCAGAAGATAGCTGCAGAGGGAGAACCTTCTCGTCGCACTCGGTCGTCTAGCAAGTCTACTGGTGATCAAGAAAATCCGCAGCACACGCAATCTTGCTCTATCTTAGATCATCTGCCTAAGGTGAGACAGAGCATTGAAGAAACTTTAACTAGCATCAGACGGTTTCGGGCTAAACTCGAGACAAAGGAACAGACTCTGGAAGCTTTGTTACACGAAATCGAAAACTACCAAGTTATGATGTGAAACCTAAATATACGGTTGTATGGAGCTTTAGTTTGGAATTTGGAACTCTCCCACGTAATAACAACATCTCGCTAGGATTCCATCGTTGAAACAGAGGCTACAGAAGATATTAGCCACCAACATTGAGTTGATATAAATGACACTCTGCTTCAGCTACTGCAAAAGCCATAATATTATAATACTACTAGATTATATTAGTCCAAATGTActaatataaaagaaagaaaaaagaagtatgCTGCCCACTCAGTAAACGAGGTCACTTACcaccaaaaagaacaaaaaggagTGAGACATTTAGAATGAAAGAGAATAAAAGGAGTCACACACTCACACTCATTAAAACAGGTTAGCTGGAGCTTTCATTAATAAAGAGGAGCCGTGCAAGGATTACCAAAAGACACTCATTAACTTAGACTTGAGTCGaacggttttggttttgttttcttggaagctctttaaaaaaaaaatcctttgaACAATGGCGGATCCAGTTCTTCAACCTCCTACAAACCCTCATTTCTTCCAGCCTCTTCTTCCCGGCTTCGACTCCTACCTCGTACTCTGACTCTGACTCTCTTACGATTATAGCTTATTATAAGAGATGGTTTcgttttaaaaactcttttgcATGTTGTTACAGACCATCCCTGTGAAGTTTTTCTCGGTATACTTAGAAGGAAGAAACGAAGGAAAGACAGCGGAGCTAAGATCCGACGCGTCTGAGATAAGTTGGAAAGTTGAGATGGAAGGTCAGAGACTCACCGTCGGCTGGAAAGAGTTCGCCACCGCGCATGATCTCCGAGTCGGAGATGTTATCGTTTTCAGACACGATGGAGCTTCAGTGTTCCACGTCACTTGTTTTGGACCCAGTTGCTGTGAGATTCAACATGTACAATCTTGTGACGacaacgatgatgatgatgatgagcaagAAAACATCAGTAAGTTGTGCTCTGTTTTTATCTTCCCATGGAATTTACCTTTTGGTTATGAAGATTTAAAACGTTTTTCTTGTTGTGATATTCAGGAAACTTGTCGATGAAGCAGAGTCTTAAAACAGAACCAGAGTCTTCACTAGACGAAGACAAAGATTACATGGGTAAGGCAATGTATAAATGAGTGTTGAACTCTTGAATTGTTGGTGTTTCAAGAACATCTACAAGGTCTAACTTgtccaaattttatgaaaacagGAAAGCTTCCGAGAAAAAAACACGTGAAGAAGAGGATTCCTGAAGCAAAAGCAAAGTCTTTTTCATCAGACCCGTCTTGTTTCGTTGCACTTGTATCAGATTCGAACATAAGAAGGGATACAATGGTTGGTACCTCAGATCTACTGTTGATTCCTTTTGAGAGCCTTAAAAGTtgttaaatatgttttatgtttttttactttgcaGTTTCTTCCAAAAAGGTTTTATGATTCCGGTAGTCTGACTAAAGGAAGTAACCAGATTGTTCTAATGGATGAAGGAATGGTTGAAGGAGTAAAGACATGGACGCTATTTCTGAAGTTTAGAAACTCCAGTGGAACGTTTTACATGAGGGGTGGCTGGAGAAGTTTCTGCCATGAGAAGGAGCTTAAACCTGGAGATACTGTCACGTTTAAACTAGAGAGCAAAAACATGAAAAGGCCTCTTCTTCGTTTCTCCACTGCAGAACTAAAGCGTGTTTCCACTAAAGATTGCAACAAaggaaagagaaacaaatctgGTGACAGTAGTGAAAAAGTTCCATCATCACCATCGTCAGTAAGTGAAGGCCGATTTGTGACACTAACTCCCACACCATACGGTCTCAAAAATGGTAAACTTGTAAGTTAAAACAACTCTCTTGGAGGAGTTTTGTtcctttggttttggttatcaAGTAATGCTTTATGGATTTGCACATAGCGTAAGTTTATTGCCTTCCTTTGTGTGCAGCGTCTTCCAGTGAAATTCATTAAGGTTAACGGAATGGAAAACctagaaaggaa from the Camelina sativa cultivar DH55 chromosome 12, Cs, whole genome shotgun sequence genome contains:
- the LOC104730117 gene encoding B3 domain-containing protein REM8-like isoform X2, producing MENPSSSLFSPKNPHFFQPLLPGFKSQIKIHVKFFSKHIKGKQEGKIVKLRSDSWQGTWKIKMEGHTLTNGWKEFVEAHDLRVGDFVVFRHERDMLFHVTAFEPSCCEVQYAQSLSHNEIGESSRKEKEIEENVKTEPDLFSSDLTCFSQSVTASNLSRDFLGVPRDVARRYGLDKGRHEVVLMNEEGKSWESEVKSYKSGQVFIFGGWKSLCTENRLEVGDPFTFKLLHNAERLVFLLCSRTEAGPNRFVKLTPTPNSLHLGKQQLPVSFMRENMLDKPGNIILVDKDKVEWLMKLECYRKGSRMMMYISSNGWKSFCAANEVGAGESLTLELIRGGTSPLLMFVSKMELSPVEAEARPHKRARVQIWSKESERLKHDVRQKIAAEGEPSRRTRSSSKSTGDQENPQHTQSCSILDHLPKVRQSIEETLTSIRRFRAKLETKEQTLEALLHEIENYQVMM
- the LOC104730117 gene encoding B3 domain-containing protein REM8-like isoform X1; this encodes MENPSSSLFSPKNPHFFQPLLPGFKSQIKIHVKFFSKHIKGKQEGKIVKLRSDSWQGTWKIKMEGHTLTNGWKEFVEAHDLRVGDFVVFRHERDMLFHVTAFEPSCCEVQYAQSLSHNEIAGESSRKEKEIEENVKTEPDLFSSDLTCFSQSVTASNLSRDFLGVPRDVARRYGLDKGRHEVVLMNEEGKSWESEVKSYKSGQVFIFGGWKSLCTENRLEVGDPFTFKLLHNAERLVFLLCSRTEAGPNRFVKLTPTPNSLHLGKQQLPVSFMRENMLDKPGNIILVDKDKVEWLMKLECYRKGSRMMMYISSNGWKSFCAANEVGAGESLTLELIRGGTSPLLMFVSKMELSPVEAEARPHKRARVQIWSKESERLKHDVRQKIAAEGEPSRRTRSSSKSTGDQENPQHTQSCSILDHLPKVRQSIEETLTSIRRFRAKLETKEQTLEALLHEIENYQVMM
- the LOC104730118 gene encoding LOW QUALITY PROTEIN: B3 domain-containing protein REM7-like (The sequence of the model RefSeq protein was modified relative to this genomic sequence to represent the inferred CDS: deleted 1 base in 1 codon), coding for MADPVLQPPTNPHFFQPLLPGFDSYLTIPVKFFSVYLEGRNEGKTAELRSDASEISWKVEMEGQRLTVGWKEFATAHDLRVGDVIVFRHDGASVFHVTCFGPSCCEIQHVQSCDDNDDDDDEQENIRNLSMKQSLKTEPESSLDEDKDYMGKLPRKKHVKKRIPEAKAKSFSSDPSCFVALVSDSNIRRDTMFLPKRFYDSGSLTKGSNQIVLMDEGMVEGVKTWTLFLKFRNSSGTFYMRGGWRSFAMRRSLNLEILSRLN